The following are encoded in a window of Synechococcus sp. PCC 7335 genomic DNA:
- a CDS encoding type II toxin-antitoxin system HicA family toxin, protein MVKLNSKQTKVYRQIWAKPTTKTLKFSDVDKLLAAIGCKRTTKGGANVVFEYDGHTWGMHPPHPRPLVKPPYVQQIRKFLVDSGIKQLIEENSDD, encoded by the coding sequence ATGGTTAAGCTCAATAGCAAACAGACGAAAGTCTACAGGCAGATATGGGCGAAACCGACTACTAAAACTCTCAAATTCTCGGACGTAGATAAACTGTTAGCAGCTATAGGCTGCAAACGGACTACAAAAGGAGGGGCCAACGTCGTTTTTGAATACGACGGTCATACATGGGGAATGCATCCGCCGCATCCCCGACCGCTGGTAAAACCGCCTTACGTTCAACAGATCCGTAAGTTTTTAGTAGATAGCGGCATCAAGCAACTGATAGAGGAAAACAGCGATGATTAG